The Amycolatopsis japonica nucleotide sequence GTCGAGCCGGGCCGACAGGGCCTCGCGGCAGGTCTCGCACTTCACGTCTCACTTGTCGGGCGCGGGCCTGCCCCGGTTCCCGGGACGCTGCTACGTTTCTCGTATGGCCGGGGCGCGCAACCACGACGACGAGCGGGTGACCGAGCTCGCTCTCGCCGCCGCCCGCGGCGACCGGCGGGCGCTCGAGGACTGGGTGCGTGCCACCCAGGCGGACGTCTGGCGTTTCGTCGCGCACCTCGCCGACGTCGCCGCCGCCGACGATCTCACCCAGGAGACGTACCTCCGCGCGTTCGGCAGCCTGCGCCGGTTCGCCGGCCGGTCGTCCTCGCGGACCTGGCTCCTGTCGATCGCGCGCCGGGTGGTCGTCGACCGTATCCGGGCGGCTTCGGCGCGCCCGAAGCTCGCCGACGTCGACTGGGAGGCCACCGCCGAACGTCGCGGCGCCCGCCAGGCCGAGGGGGTCGCCGGGTTCGAAGACCTGGTGGAGCTGCGGATGCTGCTCGACGGGCTCGACCCGGAGCGGCGCGAGGTCCTCGTGCTCACCCAGGTGCTGGGCCTCTCCTACGCCGAGGCCGCCGAGATCTGCGGCTGCCCGGTCGGCACCGTGCGTTCGCGCGTCGCGCGCGCCCGCGAAGACCTGCTCGAAGCGGGCCGGGAGCGCGACTCCATCTGACGCCCGCCTGTGGCGCGTCACACATTTGAGCCCTTCCGCTGTCACCTCGTCACACAGATGGGGCGACACGACTACTCCGCGTTGACTAGGCCGAATGCCGATGCCTAGCGTGTCGCCATCCAACCCCAGGCCGCGCGAGGGTCCCCGCCTGCTCCGCGCGCTCTCGAAGGGATCTTCCCGATGGCCAGTCCCACCACCGCTGAGGGCCACGGCAGCGAGGCTCCGGACCCCGGAGGCCTCGGCCGCCGCCGGTTCCTGACCTTCCTCGTCGCCGCGCCCACCCTCACGATCGCCACGAAGATCGGCATCGACACCGTCGCGCCCGAAGAAGCCGAAGCCGTCATCCCCACCCCGCCGGGGCCGGCCGAGATCCTCGACCTCGGCGACGTGCTGATCCTGTCGAACGCCCCGACCGCGAACCTGCTGGTCCTCGAAGTCCGCGAAGACGGCCGGGTCCGGCTGGAACTGCCGCGGACCGAGGTCGGCCAGGGCATCACCACGGCGAACGCGATGCTGGTCGCCGAAGAAATGGACCTCCCGCTCGACCAGGTCGACGTCGTCCTCTCCGACGCCCGCTCGGAACTGCTGTTCAACCAGCTGACCGGCGGCTCCAACACGATGCGCTCGCTCTACACCCCGGTGCGCACCGCGGCGGCCGCCGCCCGCGCCCGCCTGGTCGCGACCGCCGCTCAGCAGTGGGGCGCCAAGGCGGACCGGCTGTCCACAAGGGACGGTTCGGTGATCGCCCCCGACGGCCGCCGCGCGGACTACGGCGCATTGGCCAAGCCCGCCGCCCGTGCCGACCTCGGCAAGCTCACCGCGACCCCGAAGGCGGAGTCGGCGCACAAGCTGATCGGCACGCCGCAATCGCGCAAGGACGCCCGCGCGATGGTCACCGGGCAGCTGAAGTACACCCTCGACCTGGACATCCCCGGCGCGAAGCCGGTGATGGTCCGCCGCCCGCCGACGATCAACGGCACGGTCGCGAAGGTCAACAACGAGGCCGCCGTCCGCGCGATGCCGGGCATCATCGACATCGCGGTCATCAAAACCGGTGTCGCGGTGATGGCCGAGACCTTCGGCCAGGCGCTGGACGGCAAGAACGCCCTCGACGTCAGCTGGAACGGCGGCACCGTCGACGGGGAGAACAACGCGACGATCAAGAAGAAGCTGCAGGCCGCGGCGCTCCCGTTCGTCGTTCCGCCGCTGCTGACCCAGTACGTCGACGGCGAGTTCGACTTCGCCTTCGCCAGCCACGCCCCGCTGGAGACCAACTCGGCGGTCGCCGACGTCCGCGAGGACGGCGCGACCATCTGGTCCGGGATGAAGGTGCCGATCCTCGCGAAGCAGAACATCGCGCAGGAACTCGGGCTGCCCGAGAACAAGGTCGTCGTGCATGTCCAGCAGGCGGGCGGATCGTTCGGACGGCGGCTGTTCTCCGACGGCGCCATCGAGGCCGCGCGTGCCTCCAAGGCGTTCAAGCGGCCGGTGCGGCTGATGTGGAGCCGCATCGACGACATGCGCCACGGCCGTGCCCGCGCCGCGAGCCACCACAAGATCCGCGCCACCTTCGCCCTCGGCCAGGTGCTCACCTTCGAACACCGCGTCGCCAGCGTGGAGACCGACTGGAGCCACGGGCTCGGCGAGGTCCTGACCGCCTTCGCCGCCGAACTCCCGGTCGGCGGCAACCTGAGCTTCGCGCAGACGGTGTTCCTGCTGACGGTCAAGTCGCCGTACAACTTCGGCGTCACCACGCAGCTGCTCAACGAGGTTCCGGTGGACTTCCACACCGGTGCCTGGCGGTCGGTGTACTCGTCGAGCACGCGCGGCGCGGAAGAGATCATGGTCGACGAGATCGCCGCGAAGCTCGGCAAGGACCCGGTGGAGTTCCGGCGCGAGTTCATCAAGAACGACCGGCAGCGTGCCGTGCTGGACAAGGTCGCGGAACTCGGCGAGTGGGGCAAGAAGATGCCCAAGGGTTTCGCACAGGGTGTCGCCGTGCACGGCGAGTACAAGTCGTACACCGCGTGTCTCGTCGAAATGGACGCCCGCGACCCGAAGAAGCCGCGTGTCACCAAGGCGACCATCGCGGTCGACGTCGGCAAGCCGATCAACCCGCGCGGGATCGAGGCGCAGATGCTCGGCGGCCTGACCGACGGCATCTCCACCACGCTGACCGCGGGCCTGCACATCGACAAGGGGCTGCCGCTGGAGGGCAGCTACTCGCAGTTCCACTACGCGCGGCAGAAGAACTCGCCGATGGACGTCAAGGTGTTCGTCATGCCGGAGACGGGCGAGATCGGCGGTGCCGGGGAGCTCGGCGTGCCGGCGCCGGTCGGCGCGATCGGGAACGCCTACGCGCGGGCGACCGGGATCAAACCGCGTAGTTTCCCGATCAACTTCCCGATCGACTTCGACCCGTTCCCTCGCTGACTTTCCTTCCCCGCCAAGGAGTTTCGATGCCCAACTACACCTTCACGGTGAACGGGAAGACCGTCACCGTCGACGCGCCCGCGGATCTGCCCATGCTGTGGGCGCTGCGGGACAAACTCGGCGTCCGCGGGCCGAAGTACGGCTGCGGGATCAACGTCTGCAAGGCCTGCACCAGCCACCTCGACGGCGAGGCGTTCAACCCGTGCGTGACGCCGGTGTCCGACTGCTCGGGCAAGGACGTCACCACGATCGAAGGCCTCGCCGACGGTGAGGACCTGCACCCGGTGCAGGAGGCCTGGCTGGAGCAGGACGTCGCGCAGTGCGGCTACTGCCAGCCGGGGCAGATCATGGCCGCGGTGGCGCTGCTGAAGAAGACGAAGAACCCGACGGACGCCGAGATCGACGCGATCCAGAACGTCTGCCGGTGCGGCACCTACTTCCGGATCCGCGAAGCCATCAAGAGCGCGGCCGCGAAGATGTAAAAATCCCGCTGGTGCGGCGGGAATCCCGATTTCCCGCCGCATCAGCGGATTCTTTTCGCTTCGACAGGCCACCTCCGGACAAGTCGTGTTAGATGACGGCCCCAGGGGCTCGACGAGGAGTCCCTGCCCCGGAGGACGTCCATGCACTACGAAACTGTGCTCCGCGAAGGCTCGGCCGTCATCGTCGCCGAACTGGCTGTCGAGGTCGAAAAGCAGCTGCCCGGGCTCATCGACGGCACCGTCGAGCAGATCCGCGCCGAAATGCCGGTGTACCGCGACGCGCAGTTCGTCACCCTCGCCGAACTGCGGACGTCGGTGCGGAACAACCTCGAGTTCGTCATGCGGACCCTGCGCGGCACGGAGGAACCCGACCTCGCGCAGGCGCGGGCGACCGGGCGCGCACGGGCGCTGCAGGGCGCTCCGCTGCCGGAACTCCTGCGGGCCTACCGCATCGGGCTCACCGAAGTGTGGAACCGGTTCGTCGAACTGACCGCTTCGGGCGAGCATCAGGACCTCCGCGGCCTCGTCGCCGCGACGTCGGCGATCTGGGCGCTGATCGACGACTACGCCGAGGCGCTGACGACGACTTACCGCGACACCACCGCCGAAGTCATGCTGGCGCACCAAAGCAGGCGCTCGGCGTTGGTCGAGGCGCTGTTCGCCGGTGGCGCGGCCACCGAAGGCACGCTGTGGGACATCGCGCGCGTGCTGGAACTCTCGCTCGACGGGACCTACGTGGTCGTCGCGGCGGAGACCCCGCGCGTCGGGCACGAACCGTTGCCACAGATCGAAAACCGGCTGCGCGAACGGCATCACGCGTCCGCCTGGCGGCTCACCCCGGACCTGCAGGTCGGGGTCGTCTCGATGCGGGATCCGGCGGCGTCCCAGGTGATCATCGGGCTGCTGCGGGAGAACCAGACCGGCCGGATCGGCGTCAGCCCGGTGTTCACCGGTCTCGGGAACACCTCCCGCGCCCTCCATCTCGCGCGGGTCGCGCTCTCCAGCATGATGCCGGGGACGACGGGAATGGTGCAGTTCAACGAATCCCCGCTCGCCGGCCTCGTCGCCAGCGCGCCGGAGGCGTCGGTCCAGCTCGCGCACCACGTGCTCCGGCCGATCCTCGACCTGCCCGGCGACGACCGGAACGTGCTGCTGCTGACGTTGCGGGCGTGGTTCGAATGCCAGGGCTCCACGAAACTGACGTCGGAGCGGATGTTCTGTCACCCCAACACGATCCGGCACCGCCTGAAGCGGATCTCCGAAGAGCTCGGCCGTTCGCTGACCGACCCGGCCGACATCGCCGAACTCGGCGCGGCCCTGCGCGCGCTCCACATGTTCCCGGACACTTCGCATCTGCCCTCGCCGCGGGACCCGCTGCGCTAGCGCGCCGGGCACACGGGGGAGCGGAGCCGCGCCATGGCGATCACGCCCAGTAGCGGCCCGACGGCCAGTACAGGGGCGGCCGCCCGCCAGCCGACGGCGTCCGCGAGCACCGGCAGGCCCTGGATGGTCAGCGCGCTGAGCAGGAAACCGATCGCGGTCTGCGCGGTGAGCGCGGTACCGACGTAGCGGGCGTCCGCGGCCTCGCTCAACGCGGCGGAGAAC carries:
- the sigC gene encoding RNA polymerase sigma factor SigC produces the protein MAGARNHDDERVTELALAAARGDRRALEDWVRATQADVWRFVAHLADVAAADDLTQETYLRAFGSLRRFAGRSSSRTWLLSIARRVVVDRIRAASARPKLADVDWEATAERRGARQAEGVAGFEDLVELRMLLDGLDPERREVLVLTQVLGLSYAEAAEICGCPVGTVRSRVARAREDLLEAGRERDSI
- a CDS encoding xanthine dehydrogenase family protein molybdopterin-binding subunit; this encodes MASPTTAEGHGSEAPDPGGLGRRRFLTFLVAAPTLTIATKIGIDTVAPEEAEAVIPTPPGPAEILDLGDVLILSNAPTANLLVLEVREDGRVRLELPRTEVGQGITTANAMLVAEEMDLPLDQVDVVLSDARSELLFNQLTGGSNTMRSLYTPVRTAAAAARARLVATAAQQWGAKADRLSTRDGSVIAPDGRRADYGALAKPAARADLGKLTATPKAESAHKLIGTPQSRKDARAMVTGQLKYTLDLDIPGAKPVMVRRPPTINGTVAKVNNEAAVRAMPGIIDIAVIKTGVAVMAETFGQALDGKNALDVSWNGGTVDGENNATIKKKLQAAALPFVVPPLLTQYVDGEFDFAFASHAPLETNSAVADVREDGATIWSGMKVPILAKQNIAQELGLPENKVVVHVQQAGGSFGRRLFSDGAIEAARASKAFKRPVRLMWSRIDDMRHGRARAASHHKIRATFALGQVLTFEHRVASVETDWSHGLGEVLTAFAAELPVGGNLSFAQTVFLLTVKSPYNFGVTTQLLNEVPVDFHTGAWRSVYSSSTRGAEEIMVDEIAAKLGKDPVEFRREFIKNDRQRAVLDKVAELGEWGKKMPKGFAQGVAVHGEYKSYTACLVEMDARDPKKPRVTKATIAVDVGKPINPRGIEAQMLGGLTDGISTTLTAGLHIDKGLPLEGSYSQFHYARQKNSPMDVKVFVMPETGEIGGAGELGVPAPVGAIGNAYARATGIKPRSFPINFPIDFDPFPR
- a CDS encoding (2Fe-2S)-binding protein produces the protein MPNYTFTVNGKTVTVDAPADLPMLWALRDKLGVRGPKYGCGINVCKACTSHLDGEAFNPCVTPVSDCSGKDVTTIEGLADGEDLHPVQEAWLEQDVAQCGYCQPGQIMAAVALLKKTKNPTDAEIDAIQNVCRCGTYFRIREAIKSAAAKM
- a CDS encoding PucR family transcriptional regulator: MHYETVLREGSAVIVAELAVEVEKQLPGLIDGTVEQIRAEMPVYRDAQFVTLAELRTSVRNNLEFVMRTLRGTEEPDLAQARATGRARALQGAPLPELLRAYRIGLTEVWNRFVELTASGEHQDLRGLVAATSAIWALIDDYAEALTTTYRDTTAEVMLAHQSRRSALVEALFAGGAATEGTLWDIARVLELSLDGTYVVVAAETPRVGHEPLPQIENRLRERHHASAWRLTPDLQVGVVSMRDPAASQVIIGLLRENQTGRIGVSPVFTGLGNTSRALHLARVALSSMMPGTTGMVQFNESPLAGLVASAPEASVQLAHHVLRPILDLPGDDRNVLLLTLRAWFECQGSTKLTSERMFCHPNTIRHRLKRISEELGRSLTDPADIAELGAALRALHMFPDTSHLPSPRDPLR